The genomic region GCTGCTGAAGTTGGTTGACTTTCCCTAAGAAAGTTCTAAATTCTAACTTTTCTAAAATTGGTTCGAGGGTAGTGCGATCGAACCCTTTAAGTTTGCAGTTTTCTAACTCAACTTCTAGCGGTACATCTAAGACAATTTGCGCCAAGTGGCGAGAGTGATAAGCTGCTTCTTTACCTTCTTCTAACTTCTTTTTAGTAGCGCCTTTAATTTGGTCGATTGAAGCGTAAATATTATCTAAATTGTCATAAGTACTGAGGAGTTGTACCGCAGTTTTTTCCCCGATTCCCCTCACGCCTGGAATATTATCAGATGGATCGCCACACAAAGCTTTAAAATCAACGACTTGTGATGGTAAAACACCCATTTTCTCTCGTACTTGTTCTACACTAAATTCAGCCGTACCAGTGTTGTTGCGCTGAATAAAAGCCGTACTGAGATATAAGACGCTAATTGCTTTTTCGGGATCGACAAGTTGAAATAAATCGCGATCGCCTGTCAAAATCTTTACCTGATACCCGGCTTCACTCGCCCGTAAAGCCAGAGTCCCCAAAATATCATCCGCTTCAAAACCAGGTGCAGTCAAGACCTCAACCGCAAGTCCTGCGAGTAATTCGTGCAAATTCTTCAGATCGGGGACGAAATCTTCTGGTGTCCCTGGACGATCTGCTTTGTAGGTGTCGTCAGCTTCGTGGCGAAATGTCGGTAAACCCAAATCGAAGGCGATCGCCATTGCTTCCGGCTTTTGAGTAGCCATCACTTCTAGTAATGATTTCAAGAAGCCAAAACAAACGCTTGTCGGAATACCAGTTTTCGTCCGCAGTCCGCCATCTCGTCCCTTGGCAAAGGCGAAATAAGAACGGAAAGCTAAAGAATGCCCGTCCACTAGAATAAACGTAGGGTGCTGTGGTGCGGAACTGTTAGCAGGGGTAGGATCGGATGCAGCTTGAGTCATAAACCTATTCTAGCGATTAGCCCAAATAATCATTGATATTCCGTGTTAGTCATGTGAAATCCATTGGTATTAGCGTCGATTGTAGGGGCGGGTTTATCGAGATGATTTATCCTCAATGTAGAGATTTTTGAAAAACCTGCCCTGACGATTGTTATCAGCGTCAGATTGTAGGGGCGGGTTTATCGAGATTATCTATGCTAAGTGTAGAAATTTTTGAAAAACCCGCCCTTATAGGTGTTATGAGTCATCAAACACATCCAATATAATTAGCAATAATTTCCGGTTGTTCTATTTGAGGAACGTGACCGCAATTTTTTAACCAAATCAGTTGCGAATGCGCGATCGCTTGTTTAAATTTCATCGCATCAGCTACACCTAACGTTTCGTCTCTATCTCCCCACAAAATTGTAGTTGGCTTATCGACTTTGGCAATTTTATTAGCAATTTCTCCATAACCACCGCTTTTCGTAAAACTTACCATCGCTTCCGACCAATTAGGCATTTCTGTATGTAATAAAGCACAACGGATCGCGTCTATTTCAAATAAGGTCAAATTTCCCAAACTAGTACCCAAATTCAATGCTTGTATTTTTCGCTGTCGCCAAAATTCTACAGCTAAATAATCGAGCGGAAAAAACAAAAACTGACCCAAGGGAAAATCGCCGCTAAAACCCACACTATTAATTAATACCAAGTGTTTTACAGCTTGGGGATAAGTGAGGGTAAAGTCGATTGCCGTCGCCCCACCCATCGAAGCACCTACTAAAATAACTGGTTTGTCAATCAGTGTTTTCCAAAAGTAATAAAGATGAGTTTTAATCGTTTCTGGACTGTAATTGATTCCCCGTGGACGATCGCTAAAACCAAAGCCTAACAGATCGACTGCCCAAGTTTCATGTTGTGCTGCTAAAAGTGGAATGAGACGACGAAACTCCAATACCGAACTATCAAAACCGTGCAACAGCAAGATAGGTGTATTCCCCTCACCTTGACGGACAAAACCCGTCGCGATCGCCTGAGAATGTAATGGAGTTGCGATCGCGCTTCGTTCGAGCCTCCTTGCTAAAGCAATTGATTCAGGCTGCTGCAACAACTGCACTTGAGATGGCAGAAACAAAGGAAACATTTTCAGTTATCAGTAGTGCGTGGGGAGAATTTAGAATTCGGAATTAATTGTGAATTGTGACTTGCTCCCCTTGTCCCCTTGTCTCCCCTTGTCCCCTTGTCCCCTTCTCACACCCCACACCCTCTTCTATCCCCATGTGTCACCTGCGGGGCGCGTCCGTATAGTTCGGTATATAACTTCAGGCGATCGCTTAATTCTTGCGTCAGTACATCGGGTTGATAGCGCCAAGCCCAGTTACCTTCAGCTTGACTGGGGACGTTCATTCTTGCTTCGCTTCCCAAGCCTAAAATATCCTGTAAGGGAATGATGGCTTGATTTGCCGTAGTACTAAAGGCTAGCCGAATTAAGTCCCAATGAATGCCGTCAGGACTAATACAACCCATATAAAGTAAAAGTCTCTGTTTTTCGTAGTCAGAAGCGGTGTTAAACCAACCTACGCTCGTATCGTTATCGTGGGTTCCAGTGTAGACTACGCAGTTGCGGGGGTAATTGAAAGGCAAGTAAGGATTTGCAGCATCGGAACCATAAGCAAATTGTAAAATTTTCATGCCTGGAAATTCAAACCGATCGCGTAATGCTTCCACCTCTGGAGTAATAATTCCTAAATCTTCAGCTAATACGGGTAACTTACCCAACTGCTGGGCGATCGCTTCAAATAATTCTACCCCTGGCGCTTCAATCCAAGTCCCGTTAATCGCGGTAGTTTCGCCTTCTTTAACTGCCCAATACGACTCAAAACCTCTAAAGTGGTCGATGCGGATGATATCGACGTAATCAAGCATTGCCTCGAATCGCTGCACCCACCATTTGAAGTGTTGTTGCTGCAATGCCTCCCAGTTATAGACAGGGTTGCCCCACAATTGCCCCGTGGCGCTAAAATAATCGGGCGGAACTCCCGCCATTAGAGCCGCTGCACCCGTTTCCTCATCCAGACAGAAGATTTCGGGGTTTGCCCAGACATCAGCACTGTCATGTGCTACGTAGATGGGGATATCGCCAATAATTTGAATGCCGTGCATGTTGGCATAGCGCTTCAGTTTTGACCACTGCTGGAAGAATTCAAACTGGATGAATTTTTGATAAAAAATTTCGCCATCTAACTGCTGTCGCCATTTTTCCATTGCTTCCGGCTGACGACGGGCGATTTCTGGTTCCCAGTCGTACCAACTCTTACCCTCTAAGGCATCTTTGAGCGCCATAAATAGGGCGTAGTCATCTAGCCAGTAGGCTTTGGCTCTACAAAAGCCAGCAAATTCTTGCTGCTGTAACTCTGAGGCGTTATTGCGAAAATTCTCGCAGGCTTTACGCAGTAAAGGAATTTTAATTTCAATAGCGCGATCGTAGTCTACGCGATCGCGCTCGAACTCAGGTAAATTGGCAAAATCCTCTTGACTCAGCAACCCGTTTTCTTGCAATTGTTCTGGACTAATTAACAATGGGTTTCCTGCCATTGCCGAATAGCACATATAAGGAGAATTACCGTAGCTCGTAGGTCCCAATGGTAAGACCTGCCAGAGTTGCTGGTAACTATTGCTTAAAAAATCTATCAAACGGTAGGCAGCTAAACCGAGATCGC from Chroococcidiopsis sp. SAG 2025 harbors:
- the malQ gene encoding 4-alpha-glucanotransferase, encoding MPTFPRAAGILLHPTSLPGRFGIGDLGLAAYRLIDFLSNSYQQLWQVLPLGPTSYGNSPYMCYSAMAGNPLLISPEQLQENGLLSQEDFANLPEFERDRVDYDRAIEIKIPLLRKACENFRNNASELQQQEFAGFCRAKAYWLDDYALFMALKDALEGKSWYDWEPEIARRQPEAMEKWRQQLDGEIFYQKFIQFEFFQQWSKLKRYANMHGIQIIGDIPIYVAHDSADVWANPEIFCLDEETGAAALMAGVPPDYFSATGQLWGNPVYNWEALQQQHFKWWVQRFEAMLDYVDIIRIDHFRGFESYWAVKEGETTAINGTWIEAPGVELFEAIAQQLGKLPVLAEDLGIITPEVEALRDRFEFPGMKILQFAYGSDAANPYLPFNYPRNCVVYTGTHDNDTSVGWFNTASDYEKQRLLLYMGCISPDGIHWDLIRLAFSTTANQAIIPLQDILGLGSEARMNVPSQAEGNWAWRYQPDVLTQELSDRLKLYTELYGRAPQVTHGDRRGCGV
- a CDS encoding alpha/beta fold hydrolase, with amino-acid sequence MFPLFLPSQVQLLQQPESIALARRLERSAIATPLHSQAIATGFVRQGEGNTPILLLHGFDSSVLEFRRLIPLLAAQHETWAVDLLGFGFSDRPRGINYSPETIKTHLYYFWKTLIDKPVILVGASMGGATAIDFTLTYPQAVKHLVLINSVGFSGDFPLGQFLFFPLDYLAVEFWRQRKIQALNLGTSLGNLTLFEIDAIRCALLHTEMPNWSEAMVSFTKSGGYGEIANKIAKVDKPTTILWGDRDETLGVADAMKFKQAIAHSQLIWLKNCGHVPQIEQPEIIANYIGCV